A window from Actimicrobium sp. CCC2.4 encodes these proteins:
- a CDS encoding YhbY family RNA-binding protein, translating into MLKLTPSERSALRAEAHALNPIVIIGEAGLTEPVLKEIDNGLDAHGLIKVRVFGDDREARIGMYETICDKLGAAPVQHIGKLLVVYRAKKDAVKELRNDSKKGRGMREVTIVKPSPSGTKRPSVTKVMVKGNERVTQGGSIKRAKPRQTSAKKSSLGQ; encoded by the coding sequence ATGTTGAAACTCACACCATCGGAGCGTAGTGCGCTTCGTGCCGAAGCGCATGCGCTGAACCCGATTGTCATCATCGGTGAGGCGGGACTAACTGAACCGGTACTCAAGGAAATTGACAACGGCCTTGATGCGCATGGTCTGATCAAGGTCCGCGTTTTTGGCGATGATCGCGAAGCGCGCATCGGCATGTATGAGACGATTTGCGACAAACTCGGTGCCGCGCCCGTACAGCATATCGGGAAACTCCTGGTGGTGTATCGCGCTAAAAAAGATGCCGTCAAAGAATTACGCAATGACAGTAAAAAAGGTCGTGGCATGCGTGAAGTCACCATCGTCAAACCGAGTCCTAGTGGTACGAAACGTCCGTCAGTCACCAAGGTCATGGTCAAAGGCAATGAACGAGTCACGCAAGGCGGTTCTATCAAACGTGCCAAGCCCCGTCAGACCAGCGCCAAGAAATCATCTCTCGGCCAGTAA
- the folP gene encoding dihydropteroate synthase: MNTSMLHCGRYRFPLREGAMPLIMGVLNVTPDSFSDGGQFQSLDTVVSRAEQMIDEGVDIIDIGGESSRPGATPLPIDEELRRILPVVFALRDCGKPLSIDTYKPAVMVEVLAAGADMINDISGFRDMAALTAVKESDCGLCIMHMASDPQHMQRDPVYQDVVQQVSDFLSERVRQMEACGIARERLSIDPGFGFGKTLEHNLALLKHIRYIATSLDLPLLAGMSRKSMIGNLTGQPVQQRLAGSLAAAIVAAVNGAAILRVHDVAETIDALKVWRAAT; the protein is encoded by the coding sequence ATGAATACATCGATGCTGCACTGCGGGCGCTATCGCTTCCCGCTGAGGGAAGGGGCGATGCCGCTGATCATGGGCGTCCTGAATGTGACGCCCGATTCGTTTTCTGATGGCGGTCAATTTCAGTCTCTCGACACCGTTGTGTCGCGTGCCGAGCAAATGATCGATGAGGGTGTCGACATCATTGATATCGGCGGCGAGTCAAGTCGCCCCGGCGCGACACCACTGCCAATTGATGAAGAACTGCGCCGCATTTTGCCGGTCGTCTTTGCCTTGCGTGATTGCGGCAAGCCCTTGTCCATCGATACTTACAAACCGGCGGTGATGGTTGAGGTGCTGGCGGCAGGCGCGGACATGATCAATGACATTAGTGGTTTTCGGGATATGGCAGCGTTGACTGCAGTCAAGGAAAGCGATTGCGGACTTTGTATCATGCACATGGCGAGTGACCCTCAACACATGCAGCGGGATCCGGTCTATCAGGATGTGGTGCAGCAGGTCAGTGATTTCTTGAGCGAGCGCGTCCGGCAAATGGAAGCCTGCGGCATTGCGCGCGAGCGCTTGAGTATTGATCCCGGTTTTGGTTTTGGGAAAACACTGGAGCATAATCTGGCGCTGTTGAAACATATTCGTTACATTGCGACCAGTTTGGATCTGCCGTTGCTCGCAGGGATGTCCCGTAAATCGATGATAGGCAATCTGACCGGCCAGCCAGTCCAGCAACGGCTGGCCGGCAGCCTTGCTGCTGCCATAGTTGCAGCGGTCAACGGCGCAGCAATTTTACGGGTGCACGATGTGGCTGAAACTATCGATGCCTTGAAGGTATGGCGGGCAGCGACATAA
- the greA gene encoding transcription elongation factor GreA — MSTVPITKFGAQLLKEELHRLKTKERPSIINAISEARAQGDLSENAEYDAAKERQSFIEGRISDLEGKLGSSQIIDPLMLEADGRIVFGSTVYLEDLETGDKVTYQIVGTDEADLKQLKVSVTSPIARALIGKIAGDVVGVQAPAGVREYEVLEVRYI, encoded by the coding sequence ATGAGTACCGTACCCATCACAAAATTTGGCGCGCAGCTTTTGAAAGAAGAATTGCATCGCCTGAAAACGAAAGAACGTCCTTCCATCATCAACGCGATTTCTGAAGCGCGTGCCCAGGGCGACTTGTCCGAAAATGCCGAGTACGACGCCGCCAAGGAGCGACAGAGCTTCATCGAAGGCCGCATCTCTGACCTCGAAGGCAAGCTCGGTTCCTCGCAGATCATCGACCCGCTAATGCTGGAAGCCGATGGTCGGATTGTATTCGGCTCAACGGTCTACCTCGAAGATCTTGAGACCGGCGACAAGGTCACCTACCAGATCGTTGGTACCGATGAAGCTGACCTCAAGCAATTGAAAGTGTCGGTGACTTCCCCGATCGCCCGCGCACTGATCGGCAAGATTGCCGGTGATGTGGTGGGTGTGCAAGCGCCGGCCGGCGTGCGCGAATACGAAGTGCTGGAAGTACGTTACATCTAA
- the glmM gene encoding phosphoglucosamine mutase — translation MARKYFGTDGVRGKVGIAPITPDFVMRLGYAAGKVLTASDSGKPTVLIGKDTRISGYMLEAALEAGFAAAGVDVMLAGPMPTPAVAYLTRALRLSAGVVISASHNPYDDNGIKFFSSQGNKLPDSVEEAIEAQLEEPLGCVSSDKLGKAQRLDDAQGRYIEFCKSTFPNALDLRGMRIVVDCAHGAAYHIAPHVLHELGAEVIAIGNQPNGININDQVGATAPDALSRAVRANRADLGIALDGDADRLVMVDGSGRIYNGDELLYIMAKDRMLTQVVPGVVGTLMTNMALEVAFRELGVGFARAKVGDRYVLEVLQERGWTLGGEGSGHLLFLDKHTTGDGIVSALQVLSALKRSNKTLAQCTEDIVMYPQALINVRVAAGFNWLNNAAMVAEKEAVELELGDAGRVLIRASGTEPLIRVMVEAKTAGLADAMARRIADKVVPA, via the coding sequence ATGGCACGTAAATATTTTGGTACTGACGGAGTGCGCGGCAAAGTTGGCATCGCACCGATTACTCCTGATTTTGTGATGCGACTTGGTTATGCCGCCGGCAAAGTACTGACCGCATCCGATAGCGGCAAACCGACGGTGTTAATTGGTAAGGACACACGGATTTCCGGCTACATGCTGGAGGCAGCACTCGAAGCCGGGTTTGCCGCTGCCGGTGTCGACGTGATGCTGGCCGGACCGATGCCGACGCCGGCGGTGGCTTATCTGACGCGCGCTTTGCGTCTATCGGCGGGTGTCGTGATCTCGGCATCGCACAATCCTTACGATGACAACGGCATCAAGTTTTTTTCCTCACAGGGCAACAAGCTGCCTGATTCGGTCGAGGAGGCCATCGAGGCGCAACTGGAAGAGCCGCTCGGCTGCGTGTCATCCGACAAGCTCGGCAAGGCGCAACGTCTCGATGATGCCCAGGGTCGATACATTGAATTCTGCAAAAGCACGTTTCCAAACGCACTCGATCTGCGCGGCATGCGTATCGTCGTCGATTGCGCCCACGGAGCGGCTTATCATATTGCGCCGCATGTCCTGCATGAGCTCGGTGCAGAGGTCATCGCGATCGGCAATCAGCCCAACGGTATCAACATTAACGATCAGGTCGGCGCAACTGCGCCCGATGCCTTGTCGCGCGCAGTACGTGCCAACCGTGCGGACCTCGGGATTGCACTGGATGGCGATGCCGACCGCCTGGTCATGGTCGATGGCAGCGGACGGATTTATAACGGCGACGAGCTGCTCTACATCATGGCCAAAGACCGGATGCTGACGCAGGTCGTGCCCGGCGTGGTCGGTACCTTGATGACCAACATGGCGCTTGAAGTCGCATTCCGGGAGCTTGGCGTCGGATTTGCCCGTGCCAAGGTGGGCGATCGCTATGTGCTTGAAGTCTTGCAGGAACGCGGCTGGACATTGGGTGGCGAAGGATCGGGACATTTGCTGTTTCTTGACAAGCACACTACGGGTGACGGCATCGTGTCCGCATTGCAGGTACTGTCGGCGCTCAAGCGCAGCAACAAGACACTGGCCCAGTGCACCGAGGATATCGTGATGTACCCGCAGGCTCTCATCAACGTCCGTGTCGCGGCAGGATTCAACTGGCTCAACAATGCTGCGATGGTTGCCGAAAAGGAGGCTGTCGAGCTTGAACTTGGTGATGCAGGCCGTGTGCTGATCCGTGCCTCGGGTACCGAGCCGCTGATTCGCGTGATGGTGGAAGCAAAGACCGCCGGCCTGGCGGATGCGATGGCACGCCGGATTGCCGACAAAGTAGTTCCGGCCTGA
- a CDS encoding DUF4149 domain-containing protein, which translates to MIIATRLRLLVIALWVGSLWTIGYLVAPTLFMTLADRVLAGTIAGKLFRVEAWLSVVMSLLTFGLIAWSVTTSRARTWMLRLTGMMLACTLIGYFGLQPMMAALREAASGGVFSPDARMQFGILHGVASGLYLIQSVLGIVLILKNDQVGIRA; encoded by the coding sequence ATGATCATTGCCACGCGCTTGCGCTTGCTGGTCATTGCCCTGTGGGTCGGTAGTCTGTGGACTATTGGCTATCTCGTTGCACCGACGCTGTTCATGACGCTGGCAGACCGGGTCCTGGCGGGCACCATTGCCGGCAAGTTGTTCCGGGTCGAAGCCTGGTTGTCTGTGGTGATGTCGTTGCTGACGTTTGGGTTGATTGCCTGGAGCGTTACGACATCACGTGCGCGCACGTGGATGCTTAGGCTGACGGGCATGATGCTGGCTTGTACCTTGATTGGGTATTTTGGCTTGCAGCCGATGATGGCGGCATTGCGCGAAGCGGCATCAGGTGGCGTGTTTTCACCTGACGCACGCATGCAGTTCGGCATACTGCATGGCGTGGCAAGCGGGTTGTATTTGATTCAGAGCGTGCTGGGAATTGTCCTGATCCTGAAAAATGACCAGGTGGGGATAAGAGCGTAA
- a CDS encoding branched-chain amino acid ABC transporter permease: MRIGSAKQSYLADQALFDSTPQRAWFGVLLLALVAFPFMANEYWLYLACLVGLNIVSTTGLNLLTGYTGLVSLGQAAFMGLGAYTVAILQVRYGSPFLLNLLAGGIVAMLGGILVGLPSLRVKGLYLAIATIAAGFMTHFLFAHWAGITGGNGGMTVPPARLFGAELDTSFRLYWVIAPIMILMVFGAANLFRTRIGRAFIAIRDRDISAAVLGIPLMPYKLMSFAISSFYAGVAGGLFAYFFRVVTPESFPLLMSIFFLAAVIVGGMGTISGSIFGAIFMTLVPELLKLIVGWLPLGDNATLVLSPVRTIVFGSMIVLFLIFEPHGLAEIWRRIRRLFHLWPFRT, from the coding sequence ATGCGCATCGGCTCCGCAAAACAAAGTTACCTGGCCGATCAGGCGCTGTTCGACAGCACGCCGCAGCGCGCCTGGTTCGGCGTGCTGTTGCTGGCGCTGGTCGCCTTCCCGTTCATGGCCAACGAATACTGGCTCTATCTGGCCTGCCTGGTCGGTCTCAATATCGTCAGCACGACGGGCCTCAATTTGCTGACCGGCTACACCGGCCTGGTCAGTCTCGGCCAGGCTGCCTTCATGGGATTAGGCGCCTACACGGTCGCCATTTTGCAAGTGCGCTACGGCTCGCCATTCCTGCTGAACCTGCTGGCCGGCGGCATCGTCGCGATGCTGGGTGGCATCCTGGTCGGCTTGCCATCGTTGCGGGTCAAGGGCCTATACCTGGCGATTGCGACGATCGCGGCCGGCTTCATGACGCATTTTTTATTCGCGCACTGGGCCGGCATCACCGGTGGTAATGGTGGCATGACAGTACCGCCGGCACGCCTGTTCGGTGCCGAACTCGATACCTCGTTCCGCCTGTACTGGGTCATCGCGCCGATCATGATCCTGATGGTGTTCGGTGCCGCCAACCTGTTCCGTACCCGCATCGGCCGCGCCTTCATCGCGATCCGCGACCGCGATATTTCGGCCGCCGTGCTCGGCATTCCGCTGATGCCGTACAAGCTGATGTCGTTCGCGATCTCGTCGTTCTATGCCGGTGTCGCCGGTGGCCTGTTCGCCTATTTCTTTCGCGTCGTCACGCCGGAAAGTTTTCCGCTGCTGATGTCGATTTTCTTTCTGGCCGCCGTCATCGTCGGCGGCATGGGCACCATCAGCGGCAGCATTTTCGGCGCGATCTTCATGACGCTGGTGCCGGAATTGCTCAAGCTGATCGTCGGCTGGTTGCCGCTCGGCGATAACGCGACGCTGGTGCTGTCACCGGTGCGCACGATAGTTTTCGGTTCGATGATCGTGCTGTTCCTGATCTTCGAACCGCATGGTCTGGCGGAGATCTGGCGTCGCATCCGCCGTCTGTTTCACCTGTGGCCGTTCCGGACATAG
- a CDS encoding ABC transporter ATP-binding protein: MGRSILDVSAVTLAFGGVKALNDVSFSVQEGSITSIIGPNGAGKTSVFNTISGFYKPASGDIRFNDFSLAGVAPPRRAALGMARSFQNIALFRGMSVLDNIKLGRHCHLNTGPLAALFYTRAARREEEALRQEIEERIIDFLEIDHIRNAPVASLSYGLQKRVELARALAMKPKILLLDEPVAGMNREETEDMARFILEVRREWGVTILMVEHDMGMVMDLSDHVIVLNFGQVIADGKPAEVQANPEVIKAYLGSGDVMALRARYKDAAILRARSAA, from the coding sequence ATGGGGCGATCCATTCTGGACGTTAGCGCAGTCACGCTCGCGTTTGGCGGCGTGAAGGCGTTGAACGATGTGAGTTTTTCCGTTCAGGAAGGCTCGATTACTTCCATCATCGGTCCCAACGGGGCCGGAAAAACTTCCGTTTTCAACACCATCTCGGGCTTCTACAAGCCGGCTTCCGGCGATATCCGTTTTAACGATTTCAGTCTGGCTGGCGTCGCGCCACCCCGGCGTGCCGCATTGGGCATGGCGCGCAGCTTCCAGAATATCGCGCTGTTTCGCGGCATGAGCGTGCTCGACAATATCAAGCTCGGTCGTCATTGCCATCTCAATACCGGTCCGTTAGCCGCACTGTTCTACACCCGCGCTGCGCGCCGCGAAGAAGAAGCGCTGCGCCAGGAAATCGAAGAACGCATCATCGACTTCCTCGAGATCGATCACATCCGTAACGCTCCCGTCGCATCGCTATCGTATGGCTTGCAAAAGCGCGTCGAGCTGGCCCGGGCACTGGCCATGAAACCGAAGATCCTGTTACTCGACGAACCGGTCGCCGGCATGAACCGCGAAGAAACCGAAGACATGGCGCGCTTCATTCTCGAAGTCCGACGCGAGTGGGGTGTCACCATCCTGATGGTCGAGCATGACATGGGCATGGTAATGGACCTGTCGGACCACGTCATCGTCCTCAATTTTGGCCAGGTGATTGCCGACGGCAAACCAGCCGAGGTACAGGCCAATCCCGAAGTCATCAAGGCGTACCTCGGTTCGGGCGACGTGATGGCGCTGCGGGCGCGCTACAAGGATGCCGCGATCTTGCGGGCCAGGAGCGCTGCATGA
- a CDS encoding branched-chain amino acid ABC transporter permease → MNVDWLFFFEISLAGLGTGGLYALTGLAFVIIYKATRVVNLAIGDMLMIGAYLFFAFSAGMGLPLWIAIPAALLSMGAIGALVERTIIRPMLGESPISSFMVTVGLSSILVGLVELIWTADQRRLPDFMPTKPIQIGEAFLAPKTFYGFWVAVVLIVIVLLVFRFWRGGVALRATASDQGAAYSMGINVPRVFSLSWSLAAVIAGVAGIVVGAIGGISSSMGIFGLSVLVVVIFGGLDSVLGALVGGLLIGLIEAWTGTYLGGEYKLLATFSLLVLILLIRPYGLFGTHDIERL, encoded by the coding sequence ATGAATGTCGACTGGTTGTTCTTTTTCGAAATTTCGCTTGCCGGCCTCGGTACCGGCGGCCTGTATGCACTGACTGGCCTGGCCTTCGTGATCATTTACAAAGCCACCCGCGTGGTGAATCTGGCCATCGGCGACATGCTGATGATAGGCGCCTACCTGTTCTTCGCTTTCTCTGCGGGCATGGGCTTGCCGCTATGGATCGCGATCCCGGCGGCCTTGCTGTCGATGGGCGCGATCGGCGCACTGGTCGAGCGCACCATCATCCGGCCGATGCTGGGCGAATCACCGATCTCTTCGTTCATGGTGACGGTGGGCCTGTCGTCGATCCTGGTCGGCCTGGTCGAACTGATCTGGACAGCCGACCAGCGCCGCTTGCCCGACTTCATGCCGACCAAGCCGATCCAGATCGGCGAAGCGTTCCTCGCCCCGAAAACTTTTTACGGCTTCTGGGTTGCGGTGGTGCTGATCGTGATCGTGTTGCTGGTGTTCCGCTTCTGGCGCGGCGGTGTCGCGTTGCGCGCGACCGCCTCCGACCAGGGTGCCGCGTACTCGATGGGCATCAATGTGCCGCGCGTGTTTTCGTTGTCCTGGTCGCTGGCGGCGGTGATTGCCGGGGTCGCCGGGATCGTGGTCGGGGCGATCGGCGGCATCTCGTCGTCGATGGGCATCTTCGGTTTATCGGTGCTGGTGGTGGTGATCTTTGGTGGGCTCGACAGCGTGCTCGGCGCGTTGGTCGGCGGTTTGCTGATCGGTCTGATCGAAGCATGGACCGGCACCTATCTCGGCGGCGAATACAAGCTGCTCGCCACCTTCAGCCTGCTGGTGCTGATCCTGCTGATCCGGCCGTACGGCCTGTTCGGCACCCATGACATAGAGAGGCTGTAA
- a CDS encoding response regulator, with the protein MENPRYQILLVEDEPGIAELLQFTLADAGFSSHNAMTMQEARLAIAEQLPDIVLLDWMLPDGSGLTLLREWRNTAVTSVLPVIMLTANGMDEDKVLGLNAGADDYITKPFSPRELVARIHSLLRRNRADASRPGNIYGTITIDTERHLVTVADVPVKLDQSEFRLLKFLVAHPARVFSRSQLLDKVWGDEAFLEERTVDVHIMRLRKSLGVAAGYIKTVRSIGYLMDAKPD; encoded by the coding sequence ATGGAAAATCCACGTTATCAAATCCTGCTCGTTGAAGACGAACCCGGTATCGCCGAGCTGTTGCAGTTCACACTCGCGGATGCCGGTTTTTCTTCGCACAATGCGATGACCATGCAGGAGGCGCGCCTTGCTATTGCCGAACAACTGCCGGATATCGTATTGCTGGACTGGATGTTGCCGGATGGCTCAGGTCTGACCTTGCTCAGGGAGTGGCGCAATACGGCGGTAACGTCGGTATTGCCGGTGATTATGCTCACGGCAAACGGCATGGACGAAGACAAGGTGCTCGGCCTCAATGCCGGTGCCGATGACTACATTACCAAACCGTTTTCTCCACGTGAGCTGGTGGCTCGTATTCACTCGCTGTTACGTCGCAATCGCGCTGATGCCTCCAGGCCCGGAAATATCTACGGCACGATCACGATCGATACCGAGCGTCATCTGGTCACGGTTGCCGACGTGCCTGTCAAACTCGATCAATCCGAATTTCGTTTGCTCAAATTTCTTGTTGCCCATCCGGCGCGGGTATTTTCACGTTCCCAGTTGCTCGACAAGGTATGGGGCGATGAGGCGTTTCTCGAAGAACGTACCGTCGATGTCCACATCATGCGCTTGCGAAAATCGCTCGGGGTGGCCGCTGGTTACATCAAGACGGTGCGCAGTATCGGCTACCTGATGGACGCCAAACCGGATTGA
- the ftsH gene encoding ATP-dependent zinc metalloprotease FtsH: MNNMFSKAAIWVVIAMVLFMVFKQFDSRTASSGATVVPYSDFLDEVKSKRIKDATIEDRTLTATTTDGKKIRTAITYLDRGLIGDLVNNGVKFDVKQPEEQSFLSQIFISWFPMLLLIGVWVFFMRQMQGGGKGGAFSFGKSKARMLDETTNAVTFADVAGCDEAKEEVQELVDFLRDPTKFQKLGGRIPRGVLMVGPPGTGKTLLARAIAGEAKVPFFTISGSDFVEMFVGVGASRVRDMFENAKKQSPCIIFIDEIDAVGRHRGAGMGGGNDEREQTLNQLLVEMDGFEANAGVIVIAATNRADVLDKALLRPGRFDRQVVVGLPDIRGREQILYVHMRKVPIGTDVKADILARGTPGFSGADLANLVNEAALFAARRNKRLVEMQDFEDAKDKIVMGPERKSAVMREEERRNTAFHESGHAVVAKLLPKADPVHKVTIMPRGFALGLTWQLPEHDRVNLYKDKMLEEIAILFGGRIAEEIFMHQMSTGASNDFERATKLARAMVTRYGMSESLGTMVYEDTEQDAYFGRMSAKTVSEATQQKVDLEIRSILDGQYALSRRLLEENREKVELMAKTLLEWETIDADQINDIMEGREPRLPKAGVPPRRQTSDGPNGPGGVTPTATAPA, encoded by the coding sequence GTGAATAATATGTTTTCCAAGGCCGCCATTTGGGTGGTTATCGCCATGGTACTTTTCATGGTGTTCAAACAGTTCGATAGCCGTACGGCATCGAGCGGTGCAACAGTTGTTCCTTACTCCGACTTTCTGGATGAGGTCAAATCCAAGCGCATCAAAGATGCCACCATTGAAGATCGCACACTCACCGCGACGACAACGGACGGCAAAAAAATCAGAACGGCGATTACTTATCTCGATCGTGGGTTGATCGGCGATCTAGTCAATAACGGCGTCAAGTTCGATGTCAAGCAACCTGAAGAGCAGTCATTCCTTTCGCAGATCTTCATCTCGTGGTTCCCGATGTTGCTGCTGATCGGTGTCTGGGTATTCTTCATGCGGCAGATGCAGGGCGGCGGCAAAGGCGGCGCATTCTCTTTCGGTAAATCGAAAGCGCGCATGCTGGATGAAACCACCAATGCCGTTACGTTTGCTGATGTCGCCGGTTGCGACGAGGCCAAAGAGGAAGTTCAGGAGTTGGTCGACTTTCTGCGCGATCCGACCAAGTTTCAAAAACTGGGCGGCCGGATTCCCCGCGGTGTCCTGATGGTTGGTCCTCCGGGTACGGGTAAGACTTTGCTGGCACGGGCGATCGCCGGTGAAGCCAAGGTACCTTTCTTCACCATTTCGGGTTCCGACTTTGTTGAAATGTTCGTCGGTGTCGGTGCATCCCGTGTTCGCGACATGTTCGAAAACGCGAAAAAGCAATCTCCTTGCATCATCTTCATTGATGAAATTGATGCGGTCGGTCGCCATCGCGGTGCCGGCATGGGCGGTGGTAATGACGAACGTGAGCAGACGCTTAACCAGTTGCTGGTCGAGATGGATGGTTTCGAGGCGAACGCTGGTGTGATCGTAATCGCAGCAACCAACCGTGCCGACGTTCTTGATAAGGCGCTATTGCGGCCGGGTCGCTTCGACCGCCAGGTTGTCGTCGGTTTGCCGGACATCCGTGGTCGCGAACAGATCTTGTACGTTCACATGCGCAAGGTTCCGATTGGAACCGATGTCAAAGCTGACATCCTTGCTCGTGGTACACCTGGTTTTTCGGGCGCTGACCTGGCTAACCTCGTCAACGAAGCAGCATTGTTTGCGGCACGTCGCAACAAGCGACTGGTGGAAATGCAGGACTTCGAAGATGCCAAGGACAAAATTGTTATGGGGCCGGAGCGCAAGTCGGCAGTCATGCGCGAAGAAGAACGCCGCAATACCGCGTTCCATGAATCGGGACACGCCGTGGTCGCGAAGCTGCTGCCTAAGGCTGATCCAGTCCACAAGGTCACCATCATGCCGCGTGGGTTTGCACTTGGCTTGACATGGCAGTTACCGGAACACGATCGCGTCAACTTGTACAAAGACAAGATGCTCGAAGAAATCGCGATTCTGTTTGGCGGTCGTATTGCCGAAGAAATTTTCATGCATCAGATGTCGACAGGCGCGTCGAATGACTTTGAGCGGGCCACGAAACTGGCGCGCGCAATGGTGACGCGTTATGGTATGTCCGAAAGCCTGGGCACGATGGTCTACGAAGATACCGAGCAGGATGCTTACTTCGGCCGGATGTCAGCCAAGACCGTATCGGAAGCCACGCAGCAAAAAGTCGATCTTGAAATTCGCAGCATCCTCGATGGCCAGTACGCTTTGTCGCGTCGCTTGCTGGAAGAGAACCGCGAAAAAGTCGAACTGATGGCCAAGACGCTGCTCGAGTGGGAAACCATCGATGCAGACCAGATCAACGACATCATGGAAGGCCGCGAGCCACGCTTGCCAAAAGCAGGTGTGCCACCGAGGCGTCAGACTTCTGATGGCCCGAATGGTCCCGGTGGTGTGACACCGACGGCCACCGCGCCAGCCTGA
- a CDS encoding RlmE family RNA methyltransferase — protein sequence MAKNKLNKNWLHDHINDPYVKLAQKEGYRARAVYKLKEIDEGDKLIKAGQIIVDLGCTPGSWSQYVRNKLSGKAGGGIDGIIIGLDMLPMDPIADVHFILGDFRDHKVLRQLEVILAGRKVDVVLSDMAPNLSGIASADAARMEHIIDLAIEFSQAHLKPSGALLVKCFNGSGYSQIVEKFRSEFKTVSPKKPKASKDKSSEIFLLGKGVKNPVSLQKLPLDP from the coding sequence ATGGCAAAGAACAAATTAAACAAAAACTGGCTGCATGATCACATCAATGATCCCTATGTCAAGCTGGCGCAGAAAGAAGGCTATCGGGCGCGGGCGGTCTACAAGCTCAAGGAGATCGATGAGGGTGACAAGCTGATCAAGGCTGGTCAGATCATTGTCGACCTCGGGTGTACCCCCGGCAGCTGGTCGCAGTACGTGCGCAACAAATTGTCCGGAAAGGCGGGGGGTGGTATCGACGGCATCATCATCGGACTCGACATGCTGCCGATGGATCCGATTGCTGATGTCCATTTCATTCTGGGTGACTTCCGCGATCACAAGGTCTTGCGCCAGCTCGAAGTCATTCTGGCCGGTCGCAAAGTCGATGTGGTGTTGTCTGACATGGCGCCGAATTTGTCCGGCATCGCGAGTGCCGATGCAGCGCGGATGGAGCACATCATTGATTTGGCGATCGAATTCTCGCAAGCGCACCTGAAACCTTCGGGCGCCTTGCTCGTCAAATGTTTTAATGGATCAGGGTATAGTCAGATTGTTGAAAAATTCCGCAGTGAATTCAAAACTGTCTCACCCAAGAAGCCTAAAGCGAGCAAAGATAAATCTTCAGAGATATTTTTACTTGGTAAAGGCGTAAAAAATCCGGTTTCATTACAAAAGTTGCCATTGGACCCTTGA